In Lycium ferocissimum isolate CSIRO_LF1 unplaced genomic scaffold, AGI_CSIRO_Lferr_CH_V1 ctg3473, whole genome shotgun sequence, one DNA window encodes the following:
- the LOC132044079 gene encoding uncharacterized protein LOC132044079 isoform X1, whose product MVATNSPSDNPLHNHFFVYREFVWGAIAGAFGEGMMHPIDTVKTRIQSQAIFSASQNEKSILQMVRTVWVTNGLTGFYRGVTPGVTGSLATGATYFGIIESSKKWVEQSHPSLSGHWSHFIAGAIGDTLGSFIYVPCEVIKQRMQVQGTRKYWVSVALKDGSCVKQGPNMYGYYSGMFQAGFSIWKEQGPKGLYAGYLSTLARYVPFAGLMVTFYEALKSTTEYGKQKWFNNFNYHSNGSIEGLLLGGLAGGLSAYVTTPLDAIKTRLQVQGTTLRYSGWLDAVQKIWMTEGVRGMFSGSIPRITWYIPASALTFMAVEFLREHFNEAWDNDKLQDVASLSIDKTSSSLQEVS is encoded by the exons ATGGTAGCCACCAACTCACCGTCTGATAACCCATTACACAATCACTTCTTTG TGTATAGAGAGTTCGTATGGGGGGCTATTGCTGGAGCTTTTGGGGAAGGTATGATGCACCCGATTGATACAGTGAAGACCCGGATACAAAGCCAAGCTATTTTCAGTGCATCCCAG AATGAGAAAAGCATACTACAGATGGTACGAACTGTTTGGGTTACCAACGGATTAACTG GATTTTACAGAGGAGTAACACCAGGGGTCACTGGATCTCTTGCCACGGGTGCTACATACTTTGGCATCATAGAATCTAGCAAGAAGTGGGTAGAACAATCACATCCGAGCCTTAGTGGCCATTGGTCACATTTCATTGCCGGTGCTATTG GAGATACACTTGGGTCTTTCATATATGTTCCATGTGAAGTGATAAAGCAGCGTATGCAGGTTCAAGGCACCAGGAAGTATTGGGTTTCTGTTGCCTTGAAGGATGGAAGCTGTGTGAAACAGGGCCCAAACATGTATGGTTACTATTCAGGAATGTTTCAGGCTGGATTCTCAATATGGAAGGAACAAGGTCCGAAGGGTTTATATGCAGG ATACTTGTCTACACTTGCCAGATACGTGCCCTTTGCTGGTTTAATG GTTACTTTCTATGAGGCCTTGAAAAGCACGACCGAATATGGGAAGCAGAAGTGGTTTAACAACTTCAATTATCACTCAAATGGCTCTATTGAGGGCCTCCTCTTGGGAGGACTAGCTGGG GGTTTAAGTGCATATGTCACCACTCCCTTGGATGCTATCAAAACAAGATTACAAGTGCAAGGAACGACATTAAG GTATAGCGGCTGGCTGGATGCTGTTCAGAAGATTTGGATGACTGAAGGTGTAAGGGGGATGTTTAGCGGTAGCATTCCTCGAATTACATGGTATATTCCAGCTTCTGCTCTTACATTCATGGCGGTTGAGTTTTTGAGGGAGCATTTCAATGAAGCATGGGACAATGATAAACTGCAGGATGTTGCTAGCTTGTCAATAGACAAAACAAGTTCTTCCTTGCAAGAGGTGTCATGA
- the LOC132044079 gene encoding uncharacterized protein LOC132044079 isoform X2, with translation MMHPIDTVKTRIQSQAIFSASQNEKSILQMVRTVWVTNGLTGFYRGVTPGVTGSLATGATYFGIIESSKKWVEQSHPSLSGHWSHFIAGAIGDTLGSFIYVPCEVIKQRMQVQGTRKYWVSVALKDGSCVKQGPNMYGYYSGMFQAGFSIWKEQGPKGLYAGYLSTLARYVPFAGLMVTFYEALKSTTEYGKQKWFNNFNYHSNGSIEGLLLGGLAGGLSAYVTTPLDAIKTRLQVQGTTLRYSGWLDAVQKIWMTEGVRGMFSGSIPRITWYIPASALTFMAVEFLREHFNEAWDNDKLQDVASLSIDKTSSSLQEVS, from the exons ATGATGCACCCGATTGATACAGTGAAGACCCGGATACAAAGCCAAGCTATTTTCAGTGCATCCCAG AATGAGAAAAGCATACTACAGATGGTACGAACTGTTTGGGTTACCAACGGATTAACTG GATTTTACAGAGGAGTAACACCAGGGGTCACTGGATCTCTTGCCACGGGTGCTACATACTTTGGCATCATAGAATCTAGCAAGAAGTGGGTAGAACAATCACATCCGAGCCTTAGTGGCCATTGGTCACATTTCATTGCCGGTGCTATTG GAGATACACTTGGGTCTTTCATATATGTTCCATGTGAAGTGATAAAGCAGCGTATGCAGGTTCAAGGCACCAGGAAGTATTGGGTTTCTGTTGCCTTGAAGGATGGAAGCTGTGTGAAACAGGGCCCAAACATGTATGGTTACTATTCAGGAATGTTTCAGGCTGGATTCTCAATATGGAAGGAACAAGGTCCGAAGGGTTTATATGCAGG ATACTTGTCTACACTTGCCAGATACGTGCCCTTTGCTGGTTTAATG GTTACTTTCTATGAGGCCTTGAAAAGCACGACCGAATATGGGAAGCAGAAGTGGTTTAACAACTTCAATTATCACTCAAATGGCTCTATTGAGGGCCTCCTCTTGGGAGGACTAGCTGGG GGTTTAAGTGCATATGTCACCACTCCCTTGGATGCTATCAAAACAAGATTACAAGTGCAAGGAACGACATTAAG GTATAGCGGCTGGCTGGATGCTGTTCAGAAGATTTGGATGACTGAAGGTGTAAGGGGGATGTTTAGCGGTAGCATTCCTCGAATTACATGGTATATTCCAGCTTCTGCTCTTACATTCATGGCGGTTGAGTTTTTGAGGGAGCATTTCAATGAAGCATGGGACAATGATAAACTGCAGGATGTTGCTAGCTTGTCAATAGACAAAACAAGTTCTTCCTTGCAAGAGGTGTCATGA